In a genomic window of Dyadobacter fermentans DSM 18053:
- a CDS encoding RagB/SusD family nutrient uptake outer membrane protein: protein MTFSMKLNNKKFYQLLLCGAILLGPTACSDFLDEQDPSNLQPDTFYTIPDHAEAAIAATYAEMRFFGESAGIFSANWQMLEAPTGTATTETGQNSDLNNLYALIYDGNTGHISNWWNGLYRVIANANLAIEKIPGIQFPAASEAQKVRLLGEARFLRAWAYFYAVRLWGDVPLITKPQTASSEDFFPSRAPQEEVYKLIVDDLLAAEAAGFADFNANGRVSKMAVKAYLSKVYLTMAGFPLQKGQSHYKLAADKALEVINFAKANPSTVGLFPTYKELHDEKLKNRLEHLFQIQYNTVVAAFPLNDFFPNFKAVTYAGPSGTGSTVPTRSFYNSYETGDLRTKDQEGWFYTTYYTDGTGAKFDLGAPYVFKYFNIAALGGPGITPTRLNNLNVNQMRYADVLLMYAEAQAELGTITQQAYDALKAIRDRAQLKTPAIGAYTATSFKEAVWKERWHEFAYEGITWFDMVRLRKVFNEETKKFDDFVGHRNLNVSGGAPLLEKHLLFPLGIQEMRNNPNLTPQNPGYNP from the coding sequence ATGACATTCAGCATGAAACTTAATAACAAAAAATTCTATCAACTTTTGCTCTGCGGAGCGATCCTGCTGGGACCGACCGCCTGCTCCGACTTCCTCGATGAGCAGGACCCGTCCAACCTTCAACCGGATACCTTCTACACCATTCCTGACCACGCGGAAGCGGCCATTGCTGCTACCTACGCGGAAATGCGTTTTTTTGGTGAAAGTGCGGGTATCTTCTCGGCCAACTGGCAAATGCTCGAAGCGCCAACCGGTACGGCTACAACCGAAACAGGCCAGAACTCCGACCTGAACAACCTGTACGCCCTTATTTACGACGGCAACACGGGCCACATCAGCAACTGGTGGAACGGCCTCTACCGCGTGATCGCGAACGCCAACCTCGCGATTGAAAAAATCCCCGGCATTCAGTTCCCTGCTGCCAGCGAGGCGCAGAAAGTGAGATTGCTCGGTGAAGCGCGCTTCCTCCGTGCGTGGGCTTACTTTTACGCGGTGAGACTGTGGGGCGATGTGCCTTTGATCACCAAGCCTCAGACGGCCAGCTCGGAAGATTTCTTCCCTTCAAGAGCTCCGCAGGAAGAAGTGTACAAGCTGATCGTGGACGACCTTCTGGCTGCCGAAGCTGCGGGTTTTGCAGATTTCAATGCCAACGGACGTGTGTCTAAAATGGCCGTGAAGGCTTACCTGTCGAAAGTGTACCTGACTATGGCGGGCTTCCCGTTGCAAAAAGGCCAGTCGCACTACAAGCTGGCAGCCGACAAAGCGCTGGAAGTAATCAATTTTGCAAAGGCTAACCCCTCAACGGTGGGCTTGTTCCCGACCTACAAGGAGCTGCACGATGAAAAACTGAAAAACCGTTTGGAGCACCTGTTCCAGATCCAGTACAACACCGTAGTGGCAGCTTTCCCGCTGAACGACTTCTTCCCGAACTTCAAAGCGGTAACCTATGCAGGACCTAGCGGAACGGGCAGCACGGTGCCTACACGGTCGTTCTACAACTCGTATGAAACCGGCGACCTTCGTACCAAAGATCAGGAAGGTTGGTTTTACACGACCTACTATACCGATGGTACCGGCGCGAAGTTCGATCTGGGCGCTCCATATGTGTTCAAATACTTCAACATCGCAGCGCTGGGCGGCCCGGGCATTACCCCTACCCGCCTCAACAACCTGAACGTAAACCAGATGCGCTATGCCGATGTATTGCTCATGTACGCAGAAGCACAGGCGGAACTGGGTACCATCACCCAGCAGGCTTACGACGCTCTGAAAGCAATCCGCGACCGCGCACAGCTGAAAACACCTGCGATCGGCGCCTACACAGCAACTTCTTTCAAGGAGGCTGTGTGGAAAGAACGCTGGCACGAGTTCGCTTACGAAGGCATTACCTGGTTCGACATGGTACGCCTGCGTAAGGTATTCAACGAGGAAACCAAGAAGTTCGACGACTTCGTAGGTCACCGTAACCTCAACGTAAGTGGTGGTGCGCCTTTGCTGGAAAAACACCTGTTGTTCCCGCTCGGCATCCAGGAAATGAGAAACAACCCGAACCTGACACCTCAGAACCCAGGTTACAACCCATAA
- a CDS encoding SusC/RagA family TonB-linked outer membrane protein — protein MKNTDTNQWLLQMRSIRNSLLLLPALASPVIVNAALANSGTATTIRIDKTLKGKVTDKETGDGLPGVNVVVKGTSTGTTTDGEGNYTLSVPDNATLVFSFVGYLSQELPVGNRTTLDISLASDSKALSEVVVIGYGTAKKSDLTGSVGSVKEEQLRERPAPSLNQALQGRVSGVQVNVNSGRPGGRANVRIRGFSSINSSNNPLYVVDGVMLPQGNQNQQSQAIDFINPNDIVSVEVLKDASSTAIYGARGANGVIMITTKKGKSGESTITYGLDLSVPTAGPKRAKVLNAQQYMDVEDLAFRNMEKFDKAGWDAGKYKTHDPLVRRAQLAAAHPDVFTKRADGTFAPNYDTDWFKESTQNRVSQNHQLGFSGGNERTTYSLSLNYRDDQGLIKTSYLKRYSTRFSIDDQVKKWLRLGGTLSYNNQAENLVDINDAVPRQMVEDFPFLPVKWPDGTYANNRDYPGAEGSFSSVHRLMGRKFNLNTQTTLGSLYGNVTLAKGLEFRSVLGVNVINQEVNQSQTRTLTPNELGTARKENRKETFWSWENLLTYNKTFGIHSINALAGISWQETNVATTNVGSQNFSTDYYGFDNLAAGSVAPSSNPYVSGASRFAFNSYFGRLNYTLLDKYLFTVTGRADGSSKFGDNHKFAFFPSAAVAWKVSDEEFLKGNTVISSLKVRTSYGLTGNSEIPAYSSLGLLRSNYATVYGDTRFGGTGINRLANNDLRWEKTAQTDGGLEISFFKGRISFEADYYYRKTTDMLLDAPVPRTSGYATIRRNIGSMENKGFEFGLNTVNIENQNFSWNTSFNISLNRNKVLTLATPADIFGVGGPSITNQTSVIRIGEPVGAFWGLTRLGTWSEAEAAQAAEFRSYRGNLTMLPGDVKYKDVNGDKAITDADRGIIGNGSPKGWGSLSNSLRYGNFDLTLDLQFSYGNDLMDMNLHASEDRQALANSYTTVLDAWTPENQNTPIAQIRDTKAGYVTNVDTRWIFDGSFIRGRNLLLGYNFPSEIASKLKMSKLRLYLSAQNFFIISKYPFGDPEQTPIRGGDGDNVFSQGMIWHSYPKPTTFMGGIQVAF, from the coding sequence ATGAAAAATACCGATACCAATCAATGGTTGCTCCAAATGCGGAGCATCCGTAATTCTCTATTGCTCCTGCCCGCGCTCGCAAGCCCTGTGATTGTGAACGCAGCCCTCGCCAACTCCGGAACTGCTACTACCATCCGCATTGATAAAACCCTGAAAGGAAAAGTAACCGACAAGGAAACCGGCGATGGCCTTCCCGGTGTGAACGTGGTGGTGAAAGGAACCAGCACCGGTACAACCACCGACGGAGAAGGTAATTATACACTTTCCGTTCCTGATAATGCAACATTGGTTTTCAGCTTTGTGGGCTACCTCAGCCAGGAACTTCCCGTCGGAAACCGCACCACCCTCGACATATCACTTGCTTCCGACTCCAAGGCGCTTAGCGAAGTAGTCGTGATCGGGTACGGTACCGCGAAGAAATCCGACCTTACCGGTTCCGTAGGTTCCGTGAAAGAAGAACAACTCAGAGAACGTCCGGCGCCTTCATTGAACCAGGCATTGCAGGGACGGGTTTCGGGTGTGCAGGTGAACGTGAACTCGGGTCGTCCGGGTGGTCGTGCCAATGTGCGTATCCGTGGTTTCAGCTCTATCAACTCATCCAACAACCCGTTGTACGTGGTGGATGGTGTAATGCTCCCGCAAGGTAACCAGAACCAGCAAAGCCAGGCGATCGACTTCATCAACCCGAACGACATCGTGTCGGTGGAGGTGTTGAAAGATGCGTCGTCGACGGCGATCTATGGTGCGCGTGGTGCCAACGGGGTGATCATGATCACGACCAAAAAAGGTAAGTCAGGCGAAAGCACTATTACCTACGGTCTTGACCTGAGCGTACCGACCGCCGGCCCTAAAAGAGCGAAAGTATTGAACGCCCAGCAATATATGGACGTGGAAGACCTCGCTTTCCGGAACATGGAGAAGTTCGACAAGGCAGGCTGGGACGCAGGTAAATACAAAACCCACGATCCGCTCGTACGTCGTGCACAGCTGGCAGCAGCCCACCCCGACGTGTTCACCAAACGCGCGGACGGCACTTTTGCTCCCAACTACGACACCGACTGGTTCAAAGAATCGACCCAGAACCGTGTGTCTCAAAACCACCAGCTGGGTTTCAGCGGCGGTAATGAAAGAACTACCTACTCGCTGTCGCTCAACTACCGCGACGACCAGGGTCTCATCAAAACGTCTTACCTGAAACGCTATTCAACCCGTTTCAGCATCGACGACCAGGTGAAAAAATGGCTGCGCCTCGGAGGTACTTTGAGCTACAACAACCAGGCTGAAAACCTCGTCGATATCAACGACGCCGTGCCTCGCCAGATGGTGGAGGACTTCCCTTTCCTTCCTGTTAAATGGCCGGACGGAACTTATGCCAACAACCGTGATTATCCGGGTGCAGAAGGTTCTTTCAGCTCGGTACACCGTTTGATGGGACGTAAATTCAACCTCAATACCCAAACTACCCTCGGTAGCCTTTACGGAAACGTAACATTGGCCAAAGGACTCGAATTCCGTTCGGTATTGGGTGTGAACGTGATCAACCAGGAAGTAAACCAGTCGCAAACGCGTACATTGACGCCTAATGAACTGGGTACAGCGAGAAAAGAAAACAGAAAAGAGACTTTCTGGTCATGGGAAAACTTGCTGACCTACAACAAAACATTCGGTATCCACTCGATCAATGCCCTTGCCGGTATTTCATGGCAGGAAACCAATGTGGCTACAACCAACGTAGGTTCTCAGAACTTCTCTACCGACTACTACGGCTTTGATAACCTCGCGGCGGGATCGGTTGCACCTTCATCCAACCCATACGTATCGGGCGCGTCGCGTTTCGCGTTTAACTCGTACTTCGGTCGTTTGAACTACACCTTGCTGGATAAATACCTGTTCACTGTGACAGGACGTGCGGATGGTTCGTCGAAATTCGGTGATAACCACAAATTTGCATTCTTCCCGTCGGCGGCCGTTGCATGGAAAGTGTCTGATGAAGAGTTCCTGAAAGGCAACACGGTTATTTCCAGCCTGAAAGTTCGTACCAGCTACGGTTTGACGGGTAACTCGGAAATCCCTGCATATTCTTCACTCGGCTTGCTGCGCTCGAACTATGCAACTGTGTACGGCGACACCCGCTTCGGTGGTACCGGTATCAACAGGCTTGCCAACAACGACTTGCGCTGGGAAAAAACAGCCCAAACCGACGGTGGTCTGGAAATCAGCTTCTTCAAGGGAAGAATCTCGTTCGAAGCGGATTACTACTACCGCAAAACAACCGACATGCTCCTCGATGCGCCGGTGCCACGCACCAGCGGTTACGCGACCATCCGTCGTAACATCGGTTCGATGGAGAACAAAGGTTTCGAATTCGGCTTGAACACGGTGAACATCGAAAACCAAAACTTCTCATGGAATACCAGCTTCAATATCTCTTTGAACAGAAACAAAGTGTTGACGCTGGCAACTCCTGCGGATATCTTCGGCGTGGGCGGTCCTTCGATCACCAACCAAACAAGCGTAATCCGTATCGGCGAGCCGGTGGGTGCATTCTGGGGATTGACCCGTTTGGGCACCTGGAGCGAGGCTGAGGCAGCACAAGCTGCTGAATTCCGCAGCTACCGTGGTAACCTGACCATGCTGCCAGGTGATGTGAAGTACAAAGACGTGAACGGCGACAAGGCGATCACCGATGCCGACCGTGGCATTATCGGTAATGGTTCTCCAAAAGGATGGGGATCACTTTCGAACAGCCTGCGTTACGGCAACTTCGACCTGACCCTCGACCTGCAATTCTCGTACGGCAACGACCTGATGGACATGAACCTGCACGCCAGCGAAGACCGCCAGGCATTGGCGAACAGCTACACCACCGTATTGGATGCATGGACGCCTGAAAACCAGAACACGCCGATCGCTCAAATCCGCGATACCAAGGCTGGTTATGTAACCAACGTGGATACCCGCTGGATCTTCGACGGCTCATTCATCCGTGGCCGTAACCTGTTGCTGGGCTACAACTTCCCGTCGGAAATTGCCAGCAAGCTGAAAATGAGCAAGCTGAGACTGTATCTTTCTGCTCAGAACTTCTTCATCATCAGCAAATATCCGTTCGGCGATCCCGAGCAGACTCCTATCCGCGGTGGCGATGGCGACAACGTATTCTCGCAAGGTATGATCTGGCACAGCTATCCTAAACCAACCACTTTCATGGGAGGTATTCAGGTTGCATTCTAA
- a CDS encoding RagB/SusD family nutrient uptake outer membrane protein — translation MKKHILYTCLILGMSACNDFLTENPTGQLTTGSSVSSPEIARAFVDGSYSQITTFNNGGGGWGGNNASLVEFMTGKADGNSQTEAFKFFNLEYDARAFYVDGWWSGMYSGIARANLAIQKIGEISTLPAATKTNMIAEARAMRALYYFQLVRMFGDVPKITTLITSLDDVQTPRSPVKEIYDEIIIPDLLEAEKSTLPWRDTAGRMSMGAIKALLAHVYLTYAGFPVSAGVPAYTESAKRSKEIIDNGTYSLFAEYTDMIVPANRNQTEFIFQVQHEKDIRNNGLTPVTLPAFTGIASYSDEYGGLLPRKEFVESFEKGDKRAKEKQFFYTYYKGHPSDYPAGDPRRDSLNLGGYYIYKWFDKQAIDNDAKANINYTIYRYAEILLMYAEASNRVEGKPNAQAQKALNDVRKRAQLPAVTTTNVDEFEKAVWAERYFELCYEGKMWFDMIRTRKVRNDLTKQWDNFVGHKTVYGKTFAEKNLLLPIPQRETDNNKSLEQNVGF, via the coding sequence ATGAAAAAGCATATTCTTTATACTTGTCTGATATTGGGAATGTCCGCCTGCAACGACTTCCTGACCGAAAATCCCACCGGCCAGCTTACGACCGGCTCGTCCGTATCCAGTCCGGAAATCGCCCGCGCATTCGTGGATGGCTCCTATTCGCAGATTACGACCTTCAATAACGGCGGCGGCGGCTGGGGCGGCAACAATGCTTCGCTGGTGGAGTTCATGACCGGAAAGGCCGACGGCAACTCGCAAACCGAGGCATTCAAATTCTTCAACCTCGAATACGACGCGCGCGCATTTTATGTCGACGGCTGGTGGTCGGGGATGTACTCGGGCATTGCGCGGGCTAACCTGGCGATCCAGAAGATCGGCGAAATCAGCACATTGCCGGCTGCTACCAAAACCAACATGATCGCAGAGGCGCGGGCCATGCGTGCATTGTATTACTTCCAGCTGGTGCGCATGTTTGGCGATGTTCCGAAAATCACCACGCTCATCACCTCGCTCGACGATGTGCAAACGCCCCGCTCTCCGGTGAAGGAAATCTACGACGAGATCATCATCCCCGACCTGCTGGAAGCCGAGAAATCGACCTTGCCGTGGCGCGACACTGCCGGACGGATGTCGATGGGCGCGATTAAAGCCCTCCTCGCGCACGTGTACCTGACCTACGCGGGCTTTCCCGTGAGCGCAGGCGTGCCCGCGTACACCGAGTCGGCGAAGCGCTCGAAGGAGATCATCGACAATGGCACCTATTCGCTTTTTGCGGAATACACCGACATGATCGTGCCTGCAAACCGCAACCAGACCGAGTTTATTTTCCAGGTCCAGCATGAAAAGGACATTCGTAACAATGGCCTTACACCGGTAACCCTGCCTGCATTCACCGGCATTGCGTCCTATTCCGATGAATACGGCGGCCTGCTGCCCCGGAAAGAGTTCGTGGAAAGCTTCGAAAAGGGCGACAAGCGTGCGAAAGAGAAGCAATTCTTTTACACTTATTACAAAGGTCACCCGAGCGACTACCCCGCCGGCGACCCGCGGCGCGACAGCCTGAACCTGGGCGGCTACTATATTTACAAGTGGTTTGATAAACAAGCCATTGACAACGACGCCAAGGCGAACATCAACTATACGATATACCGTTACGCGGAAATACTGCTGATGTACGCCGAAGCATCCAACCGCGTGGAAGGCAAACCGAATGCGCAGGCGCAAAAGGCATTGAACGACGTTCGCAAACGCGCCCAGTTACCGGCTGTGACCACTACGAATGTGGATGAATTTGAAAAGGCTGTGTGGGCGGAGCGCTACTTCGAGCTTTGCTATGAAGGCAAGATGTGGTTCGATATGATCCGCACGCGTAAGGTCCGCAACGACCTCACGAAACAATGGGATAATTTTGTAGGTCACAAGACGGTTTACGGCAAAACATTCGCCGAAAAAAACCTGCTTTTGCCCATCCCGCAGCGCGAAACGGACAATAACAAATCGTTGGAACAGAATGTAGGATTTTAG
- a CDS encoding SusC/RagA family TonB-linked outer membrane protein — MKKKTTPLRVAPSGVIPHSFLPQLIIFLLFSVATLAAGPKDKTIKGKITDSENGSALPGVNVIVKGTSQGTSSNSDGNYEINVNDNSAVLVFSFVGYEKVEVPVGDRTTVDVTLKVDSKSMDEVVVIGYGTVRKSDLTGSVGAIKGEKLLDRQATNVAQSLQGRIPGVDVAVNSSAPGYQPRVRIRGVGSINSSLEPLYVIDGIVGVSNPNLLNPNDIESLEVLKDASATAIYGARGANGVIIITTKRGKSGTTQISYDVWGSYITPASRLGTLSADEFMQVYNTAYDNAAKFDEQGFKDGKYVRNLPANFPNLFDANGKPKYNTDWEKEIYKPTWAQNHELAVRGGGEKSAYSISVGYTDQGGLMRNSNLTRYSAKLTLDNDATKWLKVGGSIFINKALIKEVDGGSGGLNVPRMVFEAVPILPIKYPDGSWGRNKDWPGMEGGENPVRIADQRTQTNPRTEILGSLYSNIKFTPDLSLRTNYSYELRFDKNNFYSGRDLNALSADQKGSASISANNEFYWQFENYFNYNKTIGDHNISALLGLSWQKRSWENFGVTAQNFIDDFWGWHNINVGNTLVKPNSSDQEWSLNSYFGRLNYSFKDRYLLTFTGRYDGASKFGVNNKYAFFPSAAIAWNVTNEEFLKSNATLTNLKIRASYGKTGNQEIGQYASQQFLGTSDVLLGGSRQTFVWRSSFGNPDLRWEYTNQLDIGADIGLFNNRIDLTFDYYKKVTKDLLLNAPIPWSTGLGSVTQNIGSVQNTGIEIGVNSRNISTEKFTWSTNVAFSANKNKILKLGRNGDDIFPGPNFLGNTNILRIGHAIGTLWGYRRLGTWGTAEADEAAKYNRLPGDLKWEDINKDGKIDGKDETIIGRSYPKWNLNVSNTFQLGKFDLSFDIRIVMGVNTVNATKHSVEDRQAIASSSRSVLNAWTPENQNTHIAQIRHYNAGYDTHMDDWWVEDGSFIRGQNIVLGYSLPTKFGKVNFQRLRIYASAQNFFLIDNYSGYDPEALTGFGGQLNANMEFFQYPRPRTYNLGLNIVF, encoded by the coding sequence ATGAAAAAGAAAACTACTCCTTTGCGTGTAGCGCCGTCCGGCGTTATACCCCATTCTTTTTTGCCTCAGCTCATCATTTTCCTGCTCTTTTCGGTCGCCACGCTGGCGGCCGGCCCCAAGGATAAAACCATCAAGGGCAAGATCACCGATTCCGAAAACGGCTCGGCACTACCCGGTGTGAACGTCATCGTGAAAGGCACCAGCCAGGGTACCTCCTCCAATTCGGACGGGAATTATGAAATTAATGTGAATGACAATAGCGCAGTTCTGGTTTTCAGCTTCGTTGGCTACGAAAAAGTGGAGGTGCCCGTGGGTGACCGCACCACCGTGGACGTGACCCTGAAAGTGGACAGCAAAAGCATGGATGAAGTGGTGGTGATCGGTTACGGAACCGTCCGTAAAAGCGATCTTACCGGCTCGGTGGGTGCCATTAAAGGCGAAAAGCTGCTCGACAGGCAGGCGACCAACGTAGCGCAATCGTTGCAGGGACGTATTCCCGGTGTGGACGTGGCGGTCAACTCCTCCGCTCCGGGGTACCAGCCGCGGGTGCGCATACGTGGGGTAGGCTCCATCAATTCGAGCCTTGAACCGTTGTATGTGATCGACGGTATTGTGGGCGTGAGTAACCCCAACCTACTCAATCCCAACGATATAGAGTCACTGGAAGTACTGAAAGACGCATCGGCAACGGCCATTTACGGCGCACGCGGCGCCAACGGGGTGATTATCATTACCACCAAACGCGGCAAATCGGGCACCACCCAGATTTCCTACGACGTGTGGGGCTCCTACATTACGCCGGCCAGCCGCCTGGGAACACTCTCCGCCGACGAGTTTATGCAGGTATACAACACGGCTTACGACAATGCGGCGAAGTTCGATGAGCAGGGCTTCAAAGACGGCAAATATGTGCGCAACCTGCCCGCCAATTTTCCTAACCTGTTCGACGCCAACGGCAAGCCGAAATACAATACCGACTGGGAAAAGGAAATTTACAAACCTACCTGGGCACAAAACCACGAGCTGGCCGTGCGCGGCGGCGGTGAAAAAAGCGCTTACAGCATTTCGGTGGGCTATACAGACCAGGGCGGTCTGATGCGGAATTCAAATCTGACGCGTTACTCGGCCAAGCTGACGCTCGATAACGATGCTACCAAATGGCTGAAAGTGGGCGGCAGCATTTTTATCAACAAGGCGCTGATCAAGGAAGTCGACGGCGGATCGGGCGGGTTGAACGTGCCGCGGATGGTGTTCGAGGCCGTTCCTATCCTGCCTATCAAATATCCCGATGGCAGCTGGGGACGCAACAAGGATTGGCCGGGCATGGAAGGCGGAGAAAACCCCGTCCGCATTGCCGACCAACGTACACAAACCAACCCCCGCACCGAAATCCTGGGTAGTTTGTATTCCAATATCAAGTTCACTCCGGACCTGAGCCTGCGTACGAATTACAGCTATGAATTGCGGTTTGATAAAAACAATTTCTACTCCGGCCGCGATCTGAATGCGTTATCGGCAGATCAGAAGGGGTCAGCGAGCATTTCGGCCAACAACGAGTTTTACTGGCAGTTCGAGAATTATTTTAATTACAACAAAACCATCGGCGACCACAACATTTCCGCATTGCTCGGTTTGTCGTGGCAAAAACGCTCCTGGGAGAACTTCGGCGTGACTGCGCAGAACTTCATCGACGATTTCTGGGGCTGGCATAATATCAACGTCGGTAACACGCTCGTGAAACCGAATTCGAGTGATCAGGAATGGTCGCTGAATTCCTACTTCGGCAGGTTGAATTACAGCTTCAAAGACCGCTACCTGCTTACTTTCACGGGCCGTTACGATGGCGCGTCGAAATTTGGGGTGAACAATAAATATGCATTTTTCCCTTCGGCGGCCATTGCGTGGAACGTGACGAACGAAGAGTTCCTGAAAAGCAACGCCACGCTCACCAACCTGAAAATCCGGGCAAGCTATGGTAAAACCGGTAACCAGGAAATCGGGCAATATGCGTCGCAGCAGTTCCTCGGAACGAGCGATGTGCTCCTGGGCGGCTCGCGGCAGACGTTCGTGTGGCGGAGCTCGTTCGGTAACCCCGATTTGCGCTGGGAATATACCAACCAGCTGGATATCGGTGCGGACATCGGCCTGTTCAACAACCGCATCGACCTGACTTTTGATTACTACAAAAAAGTAACCAAAGACCTGCTCCTGAATGCGCCCATTCCCTGGTCGACCGGCCTGGGCTCCGTAACGCAGAACATCGGCTCGGTGCAGAACACCGGTATCGAGATCGGCGTCAACAGCCGTAACATTTCCACCGAAAAATTCACATGGAGCACCAACGTCGCATTCTCTGCCAACAAAAATAAAATACTGAAACTCGGCCGCAACGGCGACGACATTTTCCCGGGTCCTAACTTCCTCGGCAATACCAACATCCTGCGCATCGGGCACGCGATCGGTACACTGTGGGGTTACCGCCGCCTGGGCACATGGGGCACCGCCGAAGCCGATGAAGCAGCGAAATACAACCGCCTGCCCGGTGATCTGAAATGGGAGGATATCAACAAGGACGGCAAAATCGACGGCAAGGACGAAACCATTATCGGCCGCTCCTACCCGAAATGGAACCTGAACGTTTCCAACACATTCCAGCTCGGCAAGTTCGACCTTTCGTTCGATATCCGCATTGTGATGGGCGTAAACACCGTGAATGCCACCAAGCACTCCGTGGAAGACCGGCAGGCCATCGCCAGCAGCTCCCGCTCGGTACTCAACGCCTGGACGCCCGAGAACCAGAACACGCACATCGCGCAAATCCGCCATTACAATGCCGGCTACGATACGCACATGGACGACTGGTGGGTGGAAGACGGCTCGTTTATCCGCGGCCAGAACATCGTGCTCGGCTACTCGCTGCCGACCAAGTTCGGAAAGGTTAATTTCCAGCGCCTGCGCATTTATGCGAGCGCGCAGAACTTCTTCCTGATCGACAACTATTCGGGTTACGATCCGGAGGCGCTCACAGGTTTCGGCGGACAGCTGAATGCGAATATGGAGTTCTTCCAATATCCGCGTCCGCGCACCTACAACCTCGGTTTGAACATTGTTTTTTAA
- a CDS encoding Gfo/Idh/MocA family protein, whose translation MSSFENESPIRVLVVGCGNMGASHAFAYQLLDGFEICGIVSTGKSKEVLNEKLGGGYALFNDYETALKETKPDAVCISTYPDTHEDFAIKALEAGAHVFIEKPLADTVAGAQRVVEAAKKANKKVVVGYILRVHPSWERFVKEAQGLGKPLVMRMNLNQQSHGYMWGVHRNLMKSLSPIVDCGVHYIDVMCQMTRSKPLRVNAIGARLTDDIPAGNYNYGQLQIWFEDGSVGWYEAGWGPMISETAFFVKDVIGPKGSASIVAKDAGGTGKSSSVEAHTKTESIRVHHADLNESDEFVKEDTWINLEDEPDHQELCNREQRYFLRAITEDLDLTDHLSDAVTSLQIAFACDESVKTGRTVDLA comes from the coding sequence ATGTCATCTTTTGAAAACGAAAGCCCCATCCGCGTACTGGTAGTCGGTTGCGGGAATATGGGTGCATCCCATGCCTTTGCCTATCAGCTGCTGGATGGTTTCGAGATCTGCGGAATTGTTTCCACCGGAAAAAGCAAGGAAGTGCTCAATGAAAAACTTGGCGGCGGTTACGCGCTCTTCAATGACTATGAAACTGCATTGAAAGAGACCAAACCCGACGCGGTTTGTATTTCCACCTATCCCGATACACACGAGGATTTCGCGATCAAGGCGCTGGAAGCCGGTGCGCACGTGTTCATCGAAAAACCGCTTGCAGATACCGTAGCAGGCGCTCAACGCGTAGTAGAAGCTGCCAAAAAAGCCAATAAAAAAGTGGTGGTTGGTTATATCCTCCGCGTGCACCCTTCGTGGGAGCGTTTCGTGAAAGAAGCGCAGGGCCTGGGTAAGCCGCTGGTGATGCGTATGAACCTCAACCAGCAGAGCCACGGCTACATGTGGGGCGTGCACCGCAACCTCATGAAGAGCCTCAGCCCGATCGTGGATTGCGGCGTGCATTATATTGATGTAATGTGCCAGATGACCCGCTCGAAGCCGCTCCGCGTGAATGCGATCGGTGCACGGCTGACGGACGATATTCCAGCCGGAAATTATAACTACGGCCAGCTCCAAATCTGGTTTGAAGACGGCTCCGTAGGCTGGTATGAAGCCGGCTGGGGACCGATGATCAGCGAAACGGCATTCTTTGTGAAGGACGTGATCGGGCCGAAAGGCTCGGCGTCGATCGTGGCCAAAGATGCGGGCGGCACCGGAAAATCGTCGTCCGTGGAAGCGCACACGAAAACCGAATCCATCCGCGTGCACCACGCCGATCTGAACGAATCGGATGAGTTTGTGAAAGAAGATACGTGGATCAACCTCGAAGACGAGCCCGATCACCAGGAACTTTGCAACCGCGAACAGCGCTACTTCCTGCGCGCGATCACCGAGGACCTCGACCTGACCGACCACCTGTCGGATGCAGTAACGAGCTTGCAGATCGCTTTCGCCTGCGACGAGTCGGTAAAAACCGGCCGCACGGTGGATCTCGCCTAA